One window from the genome of Nitrosospira multiformis encodes:
- a CDS encoding rubredoxin, with protein sequence MCLICGFIYDEAEGSPQEGIPPGTRWEDVPMNWTCPECAARKEDFEMVEI encoded by the coding sequence ATGTGCCTCATTTGCGGCTTCATATACGACGAAGCCGAAGGATCGCCGCAAGAAGGTATTCCCCCCGGGACACGATGGGAAGATGTACCAATGAACTGGACTTGTCCCGAATGTGCCGCGCGCAAGGAAGATTTTGAAATGGTGGAAATTTAA
- the thiD gene encoding bifunctional hydroxymethylpyrimidine kinase/phosphomethylpyrimidine kinase codes for MSQPPPIVLSFAASDSSGGAGIQADILTLASMGCHPLSVITAITVQDTAGVDDVMALDPEWVADQARAVLEDMPVHVFKIGMLGSVEIITAIAEVISDYPDIPLVLDPVLTSGRGDELASEDMLIAMRELLLPQATIITPNSLEARRLAQDDEDDDDDIQNLSQCAGRLLQMGCEYVLITGTHENTLQVVNHLYGNDGVIRSDSWQRLPGSYHGSGCTLASAIAAALANGLPIAEGVYEAQEYTWQSLKAGFRPGMGQFLPDRLFWARDEIDAVAEDKVK; via the coding sequence ATGTCTCAGCCACCCCCTATAGTACTTTCTTTCGCCGCCAGCGACTCCAGCGGCGGCGCCGGTATCCAGGCCGACATCCTCACTCTTGCCAGCATGGGTTGTCATCCGCTGTCGGTGATTACCGCTATTACCGTGCAGGACACGGCCGGGGTGGATGATGTCATGGCGCTGGACCCGGAATGGGTGGCGGATCAGGCGCGCGCGGTTCTTGAAGACATGCCGGTACATGTCTTCAAGATCGGAATGCTGGGCAGCGTGGAGATTATCACGGCCATTGCTGAAGTGATTTCAGATTATCCTGATATCCCGCTGGTGCTGGACCCGGTGCTTACCTCGGGCCGCGGCGACGAACTCGCCAGCGAAGATATGCTGATCGCGATGCGCGAATTATTGCTTCCCCAGGCGACCATCATCACTCCCAATAGCCTGGAAGCGCGGCGGCTCGCCCAGGATGATGAAGACGATGATGACGACATACAGAACCTGAGTCAATGCGCCGGCCGTCTTTTACAGATGGGTTGCGAATACGTGCTTATCACGGGAACCCATGAAAATACGCTACAGGTGGTCAACCATCTGTATGGAAACGATGGCGTTATCCGATCGGATTCCTGGCAACGCCTGCCGGGTTCCTACCATGGTTCCGGCTGCACGCTCGCTTCGGCCATTGCCGCCGCGCTTGCGAATGGCTTACCCATTGCCGAGGGGGTATATGAAGCGCAGGAATATACCTGGCAGTCGCTTAAAGCCGGTTTTCGTCCGGGAATGGGACAGTTTCTGCCCGACCGGCTATTCTGGGCCCGCGATGAGATAGATGCCGTGGCCGAGGATAAAGTGAAATGA
- the gloA gene encoding lactoylglutathione lyase, translating into MRILHTMLRVGDLEKSIAFYTGVLGMKVLRRRDYPEGKFTLAFVGYQDEADGAVLELTHNWDVKKYDLGTGYGHIAIEVDDAYKTCEEVKKRGGNVTREAGPMRHGATVIAFVEDPDGYKIEFIQKKTV; encoded by the coding sequence ATGCGTATTCTGCATACCATGCTGCGAGTCGGCGATCTGGAAAAATCCATTGCTTTCTACACGGGTGTGCTGGGAATGAAAGTATTGCGCCGGCGGGATTACCCCGAGGGAAAATTTACGCTTGCGTTTGTCGGTTATCAGGATGAGGCGGATGGCGCGGTACTTGAATTAACCCATAACTGGGATGTAAAAAAATACGACCTGGGCACCGGCTATGGACATATTGCCATAGAAGTGGATGACGCCTACAAGACCTGTGAAGAAGTAAAAAAGCGTGGCGGCAACGTTACACGGGAAGCAGGACCCATGAGACATGGCGCCACCGTGATTGCATTTGTCGAGGACCCGGACGGTTACAAGATCGAGTTCATACAAAAAAAGACAGTATGA
- a CDS encoding PEP-CTERM sorting domain-containing protein: protein MFSTKQFAKAALASIVWAIGGVAHAGLIGTQMEVGYYTPNTSSPYASAIFTPSSFTVGAGQETVGNVEGVTNLFIDFTDNTLSVTFGTILGSPTWNSNDFNGVIFTAMSPFDFESLLVIPSTTMSGFDNSRVSFTDNQILLNWQGLSYIDGTTVNISFTSPSSPSAVPVPGTLALIGLGIVGLAWRRRK from the coding sequence ATGTTTTCAACTAAACAATTTGCAAAGGCGGCCCTTGCATCGATCGTTTGGGCTATAGGCGGAGTCGCGCATGCGGGCCTCATTGGCACACAAATGGAGGTTGGTTACTACACGCCCAACACCAGTTCGCCCTACGCATCGGCCATTTTTACGCCGTCGAGCTTTACGGTTGGCGCGGGCCAAGAAACGGTTGGAAACGTCGAGGGCGTAACCAACCTTTTCATCGACTTTACCGACAACACGCTTTCGGTCACCTTTGGCACAATCCTCGGTAGCCCCACCTGGAACTCGAACGATTTTAATGGGGTCATCTTTACCGCGATGAGTCCTTTCGATTTCGAGAGCCTGCTAGTGATTCCCTCCACCACGATGTCTGGATTCGATAACTCTCGGGTGTCTTTCACGGATAATCAGATCCTGCTAAATTGGCAAGGACTGAGCTACATCGACGGCACCACCGTAAACATCAGCTTCACCTCACCATCATCGCCGTCGGCAGTACCCGTGCCCGGCACACTCGCGTTAATTGGTCTCGGCATAGTCGGCCTTGCCTGGCGTCGGCGCAAATAA
- a CDS encoding mechanosensitive ion channel family protein yields the protein MQPDNEIQIQSLLRSLITDAQEISVLWQIAVLVAGLGFAWLLQRLRQQFSPPAGASRRLLLFPLLALALILPGRWVLSHLYSTHLLNIAVPLLLALALIRATVYMLRRVFSSQEWLRPWERRIGWVVWIGLALHVTGLLPGILTLLDDISFHIGKQRLSLLLIVEGILAFSLSMLLALWLASSLEARIMQTDALNINQRVILSKITSTLLTLFGVLFALSMVGVDITVLSVFSGALGVGLGLGLQKIASNYISGFIILLDRSLHIGDIVTVDNRKGEVTLLTTRYVVLKVDDGTEALIPNDTFITSTVISQTYSDHRIRLILPIQIGYASPVEAAMDLMLDIAKKKQQVLTEPEPVVILKEFADSGINLELIIWVENPEGGALRLRSSLNLEIWTEFQKHGIEIPFPQREVRLVRPAKLEN from the coding sequence ATGCAACCCGATAACGAAATCCAAATCCAGAGTTTGCTACGCAGTTTGATCACCGATGCGCAGGAGATCAGCGTCCTGTGGCAGATTGCTGTGCTGGTTGCAGGTCTGGGTTTCGCATGGCTGTTGCAAAGACTCAGGCAACAATTCTCTCCGCCAGCAGGTGCAAGCCGCAGGCTGCTGTTATTTCCACTCCTTGCGCTTGCCTTGATCCTTCCCGGCAGATGGGTGCTTAGTCACTTGTATTCAACTCATCTTCTCAATATCGCTGTCCCCCTGTTATTGGCGCTTGCGCTGATCCGCGCGACCGTCTACATGCTGCGCCGGGTTTTTTCCAGTCAAGAGTGGTTGCGTCCCTGGGAGCGGCGCATCGGCTGGGTAGTGTGGATTGGACTGGCGCTCCATGTAACAGGCCTGTTGCCGGGAATCCTTACCCTCCTTGATGACATCTCATTCCATATCGGCAAACAACGTCTTTCATTATTGCTGATCGTGGAAGGAATTCTTGCATTTTCGCTCAGCATGCTATTGGCGCTCTGGCTCGCCAGCTCGCTTGAAGCTCGTATCATGCAAACCGATGCGCTGAATATCAATCAGCGTGTAATCCTGTCAAAAATTACCAGCACTCTGCTGACCCTTTTTGGCGTTCTGTTCGCATTGTCCATGGTTGGAGTGGACATTACCGTTTTATCCGTATTCAGCGGCGCGCTCGGCGTCGGTCTGGGATTGGGCTTGCAGAAAATTGCCAGCAACTACATAAGCGGCTTTATCATACTTCTGGATCGCTCCCTGCATATCGGCGACATCGTAACGGTGGATAACCGTAAAGGTGAAGTCACTTTACTTACCACGCGGTACGTGGTACTCAAAGTTGACGACGGTACCGAAGCCCTTATCCCCAATGATACCTTCATCACTTCAACGGTTATCAGTCAGACCTACTCAGATCACCGGATACGTCTGATTCTTCCAATTCAGATCGGATACGCAAGCCCTGTTGAAGCCGCCATGGACCTTATGCTGGACATTGCAAAAAAAAAGCAACAAGTATTAACGGAACCCGAACCCGTGGTAATTCTCAAGGAATTTGCCGACAGTGGAATCAATCTGGAACTGATCATCTGGGTGGAGAATCCAGAGGGCGGAGCACTCCGCTTACGTTCCAGCCTGAACCTTGAAATCTGGACTGAATTTCAAAAACACGGTATCGAGATTCCCTTCCCGCAGCGGGAAGTGCGGCTCGTCCGGCCAGCCAAATTGGAAAATTAA